The stretch of DNA AGAAGTCTTTTGTTCTTCACTTGTTTTCGCAGTTTTATTATATGACTGACGATTTACGTTAAAGGTGAAGTAATAACTACTTGAGTCCTGTGGGCTATAAGTGATTTTATCTCCGTATTGTTCCAAAGTAGAAGCAAAGTTTGAGCTACTTGGGAAGAGACGGGCTGTCGTATAGGCACCAGAAGAGAAGCTACGAATCAACGATTCCTGATCAGAACCATCGTAGTAAGTCAATTTAATCTTTTCGATTTTTACCTTTTCTTTATCCCAGTAATTTGGATTTTTCTCATATTCGATCAACGATTTAGACGTCAAGGTCTTCAAGATATAAGGACCATTGTAGAGAATTCCTGCTGGAGTAACTGCTCCATAATCTTTACCTGATGCCTTCAAAAACTCTTCATTTACAGGCAACATCGTTGCTGTGGTGACTTTAGAGTTCCAGAAGCTTTCTGGTTTGTTTAGGGTATATTCAACTGTGTAATCGTCCAAAGCCTTGATACCAACTGTAGAGAAATCATTAGTCTCACCAGTCATGTAGGCATCCAAGCCCTTGATTGAATTTTGGATGAGAGAGACACCGTCTGACTTACCGTCAGCTACGTGTTTTAGTCCTGTTACAAAGTCATGGGCTGTTACTTCTGCATATTCTTCACCCTCAGAAGTGTACCATTTAACTCCTTTACGAAGTTTATAGGTATAAGTCAAACCATCTTTGGACACAGACCAATCTTCAGCCAAGGAAGGAATAACATTTCCGTATTGGTCATTTTCCATCAATCCATCAACCACATTCCCGATGACATCTGTTGTAGATGTACGAGTCGCTACACTATAGTCCAAAGACGCTGGATCTACTGCATAGACATATGAAAATGTTGTCGGTGCATCTGCTTCTTTATCAGCTTTTCCACAAGCCACTAAAAGAGCTGTTGTGCTCAGGACTACTCCTGCTGTTAAGAGCCACTTTTTCGATTTCATAAAAAATCTCCTTTAGTTAATTTTAATCTACTTTTACAATCCAACCTTCTGGCGCTTCAATATCGCCAAACTGAATTCCTGTCAATTCATCATAGAGTTTACGAGTCACAGGACCTACTTCTGTTTCACTATAGAAAACATGGAAATCATCACCGTGTTGAATACCTCCAATTGGAGAAATAACCGCTGCTGTACCACAGGCACCTGCCTCTACAAAACGGTCAAGGTTATCAATCGGGACATCCCCCTCAATAGGAGTCAAGCCCAAGCGGTGTTCTGCCAAATAAAGCAAAGAGTACTTGGTAATAGATGGCAAGATAGATGGACTCAATGGTGTTACAAATTCATTATCAGCAGTAATTCCAAAGAAGTTAGCTGATCCGACTTCTTCAATCTTTGTATGAGTTGATGGGTCTAGATAGATAACATCTGAGAAATGACGTGACTTGGCCAATTTCCCTGGTAAGAGACTGGCAGCATAGTTCCCACCAACCTTAGCCGCACCTGTACCATTTGGAGCAGCACGGTCGTATTCATCCTGAATCAAGAAGTTGGTTGGAACCAAACCACCCTTAAAGTAATTTCCAACTGGCATAGCAAAGATGGCGAAAATGTATTCCTCTGCTGGTTTAACCCCAATAATATCTCCGACACCAATCAAAAGAGGGCGAAGATATAGGGTTCCACCTGTTCCGTATGGTGGTACGTATTCTTCATTCGCACGAACAACTGTCTTACAAGCTTCTACAAACATTTCTGTCGGAACTTGTGGCATCAAGAGACGGTCACATGTACGTTGCAGACGTTTGGCATTTTCATCAGGACGGAACAGTTGAATACTGCCATCCTTAGTACGATAAGCTTTCAAACCTTCAAATGCTTGTTGACCATAGTGAAGACTTGGAGAAGACTCTGAAATATGCAAGGTTGCATCCTCTGTCAACTCTCCTTGATCCCATTGTCCATTTTTAAAATGAGCAATATAGCGATAAGGTAATTTCATATAGGAGAAACCAAGGTTTTCCCAATCAATCGTTACTGTCATATCCCACTCCTTATTCTAAAAACCTATTTCTTTTATTCTACACTATTTTTATAAAATAGCAAGTATATTTTGTAATTTTCAGAAAATTTCTTCAATAAAAAAGAACCAGCTCTTAAAACTGATTCTTCATTTCACTTATTTTGCTTCTGTAAATACTTCTTTAAAATAAGCGTCAAAAACTTCTTCATCTGAAATCGTATCAGAAATGAAGCTTCCGTTGCTAGTGCGTTCTGACAAGTTCAAGTCTTGCAATCGGCTTTCATAGATTGTTCCTTTGTTGGATTGAACAAGTAGCGTTTGGTCATTTTCTTCCACTTCAGTACTAAATAGCTCACCAATAAATCCTTGCTCTGCAACTGCTCCTGCTAAGAAGACACGATGCGGTTTATTTTTTAGCTCACGCAAGACTTGTAACCCACGTTTGGCACGGCTGGTTGCTGGAATTTCCTCAATAGAAACACGTTTTAAACTACCACGTTGGGTCAAGAGATAGAAGGATGAGGTGTTACAGATAAAGGCAGATTGGAGGACATCATCTTCTTTCAAATTCATAGCCTTGACACCTGCAGCCTTAGCACCGACAACTGGTACCTCTTCGATATTGAAACGAAGGGCGTAACCATTTTGGCTAATCAAAAGAACATCATCTAGTTTAATCGGAGCCACTGCTACAATCTGGTCTGTATCGTATTTGAGCTTAGCATACTTGACAGACTTAGACTTGTAGGTTCGCCATGGAGAGAATTCTTTGCGTTCTACACGCTTGATTTGACCGAAACGAGTCGCCGCAAAGTAGGTTGTCGCATCATCAAACTGATCCACTACTTCCACATAAAGGATTTCTTCGTTAGTTTCAAAGTTTGTGATGGTTTGGCTCAGATGCTCACCGATATCCTTCCAGCGAATATCTGCCAATTCATGGATTGGTCGATAAATGACATTTCCAAGAGTCGTGAACATCAAAAGATGCTGCGTTGTCTTGGCAACTTGTACAAAGATCAAACGGTCATCATCACGTTTGCCAATTTCTTCCAGAGTGGATGCCGCAAAGGAACGTGGACTGGTACGCTTGATGTAACCTGCCTTGGTCACGCTGACGTAGGTATCTTCCTCGGCGATCAGACTAGCTGTATCAATCTCGATTACTTTCGCAGTGTCTTCTAAGCTACTCAAACGCGGAGTCGCAAACTTCTTCTTAACCTCACGAAGTTCTTTCTTCATGAGATTGTACATAGTCCGCTCATCACCGATAATAGCCGCCAGCATGGCAATCTTTTCACGAAGTTCTGCTTCTTCTTCCTGCAAGACAACCACATCGGTATTGGTCAAACGATACAGTTGCAAGGTTACGATAGCCTCAGCCTGCTCTTCTGTAAAATCATAGCTAACCTTGAGGTTTTCCTTGGCGTCCGCCTTATTCTCAGAAGCACGGATAAGAGCAATGACTTCGTCCAAAATCGAAATCACGCGAATCAAACCTTCAACGATATGGAGGCGTTTCTCAGCCTTTTCCTTGTCAAAGCGTGAACGCGCCAAAATTACTTCACGACGGTGGGCAATATAGCTAGACAAGATTGGAACGATCCCAACCTGACGAGGCGTGAAATTTTCAATCGCCACCATATTAAAGTTATAATTGATTTGTAGGTCAGTATATTTGAATAGATAGTTGAGAACAAGCTCCGTATTCGCGTCTTTCTTGAGCTCAATCGCGATACGAAGACCGTCACGGTCAGACTCATCACGAACCTCAGCAATCCCAGCTACCTTGTTATTAACACGAACATCATCGATTTTCTTGACTAGATTAGCCTTGTTGATTTCATAAGGAATCTCAGTAATAACGATTTGTTCCTTACCGCCTTTTAGCTTTTCAATCTCAGTCTTGGAACGAACAACAACGCGCCCTTTCCCAGTTTCATAGGCCTTCTTGATTTCATCACGACCTTGGATGATAGCTCCTGTAGGGAAATCTGGCCCAGGCAAGAATTCCATGAGTTTTTCAACTTTGGCCGTTGGATGGTCAATCATGTAAACCGCCGCATCGATAACTTCGGCCAAATTATGAGGTGGAATGTCCGTAGCATATCCAGCTGAAATCCCAGTCGAACCATTGACCAAGAGGTTTGGAAAGGCTGCAGGTAAAACAGTAGGTTCTTTCTCGGTATCGTCAAAGTTCCAGGCAAAAGGAACGGTCTTTTTCTCGATATCCTGAAGAAGATAGCCAGCAATTTCAGACAAACGTGCCTCGGTATAACGCATTGCCGCAGGCGGATCACCGTCCATAGAACCGTTATTACCGTGCATTTCAACTAGAATCTCACGGTTTTTCCAGTCCTGCGACATACGAACCATGGCATCATAGATAGAACTGTCACCGTGTGGGTGGAAATTCCCCATGATGTTACCGACAGACTTGGCCGACTTGCGGTAGCTCTTGTCAAAGGTATTGCCATCCTTATTCATCGAATAAAGAATGCGGCGCTGAACCGGCTTCAAGCCATCACGAATGTCTGGCAAAGCCCGGTCTTGAATAATGTATTTGGAGTAGCGACCAAAGCGCTCTCCCATGATGTCCTCCAAGGACATATTTTGAATGTTAGACATAATAATTCTCTTTTTAGTGTTTTATTGTAAAGTAAATCTATATTTTATAAATTTAACTGTTTCTTTGTAGGTAGTGAGAAAAGAAGAGCAATCCTACTAATCCTAGAATGAATAAAAGATTAATTTTAATAACAAATAAGCTAAGTAGGGTATTAATTAGGCCGTGAAAAATGGCGCAAAAAAGGACCGACTTAGTCTTTTTGAAAACAGCTGCTAGAAGAATACTGAGATGAATTGCAAATAGACTGAATAATATAAAAGGCATCCCACTTTGGGAACTTCCAATCACAAACCATAAAGGTACATGCCATATTGCCCAAATACAACCTGTTATCAAACCGGAAATCCAAAAGGAGAATCTAGTTTCCAAAGTTGGTTGCAAGATCCCTCGCCATCCCAATTCTTCTTCGCCACCATAAACACAGACTGCACTCAAAAAAACAACTAACAAATTTTCTAGTGGAAAAGCCGTATTAAGCTCCTTAGAGGAGAAAGCAATGACACCTGTCTGCACGAAAATTAGTAAAAGAAATAACAAAATATATTTCTTTGAGTCCCCTAAGATAAAAGAGACTATGCTTTTAATGGATTTTTGAGGCAAACAAGAAATGGCTGCAATGGTTGGACCGAAACCTCCTAGTAAATGGAGAAAAACTCCTAGTGGACTTGTTAGACTTAAGAGGCTCATTTGCGTCAGAAAAGCGAGCAATCCCCAACCAAATCCCCAAGAAATGAGAAAACTAATCAGTAAAAATTTTGTTATCTTATTATTTTGTAAATATTTCATTTGTTTCTAGTCTCTCCTTAGCATACTCAATCATCTTCTCAGCAGTTACTTTGTCATATTGGAAGCCGGTTTTGAGAGAGAAGGCCTGCGCTTCTTTATGGAAAAAGTTCATGGTAGCCAAAAGAGACTTGGTGAGGCTTTTCTGGTCAAAAAAGTCAAGCAAGGCTGTAAATTCTTTCTCTTTCTCAGCAGGCAAATACTGAAAGAGGTACTTGTAGTTCTTGCCAACATCGACCATTCCCTTATCTGCTGCCACTTGCCAAGCTAAAAGCTTGAGCAATTCTTGTTGGCAGATTCCATAGAGATGGTCCGTCGCATAGATGACTTGATGGCGACAGATTCCTTTAACCACGTAAGCTGACACCCACCAAAATTCATTGCAGGAATTTTTAAAATCCATTTCAGTAGCTGAGATTATCCAGTAACGCTCTGGATTTGGGAAATAAGGTTCAAATAAATTTTCTGGATCTTCTAAAACAGTGAATCCTGCTTCACTGTCCACCCATTCTTGAATGTATTCTTTAGGGCAAAGACTTAAATCGATACGATTGCCATCTTCAAAAAGCATGAGATAAAGACAACGATTACCAAGACTGACTTCTTGCTCAATAATGCGTTTCCCAAACTGATTCAACCAAGAAAGGTCACTCGTCAGATTATCAAAATCATCCACAATATAGACCACATCATAGTCTTGAAATTCATCTTTTGGAGCTTTTGCATCAGTTCGTGAACCGGACATAGCGACAGCCTCGACTTTTAGACTTTTTGCGGTTTGTAAAATTAATCTTAGCATTTGCGCTTCACTTCTATGTTGTCTGCACATATCTTTTATAGAATTATTTTTCATTGCCGTCTTGCTCCTCTTGTTTTTGGATGCCTCGTATTCTTTTCATCTCAAGTTCTCCTACTATCAATTGGACAGTTGAACAAATCCCCAAAACGATTAAAATAAAATAAAACAAATTCATATCGTTTCTATGATATATTTGAAAGCTTCTCCATAATACAAAAGTATTTACTAATGAAAGAAGGAAAAGTAAAATAGCATTGAATAGGAGTGTTATAGCAAACTTACTCTTAAAATACCTATAATGTTTTCCAATCCGATAGAGGGTATATAGTGAGAAAACAATCATCAAAGGTGTGAAGGCAAGTGCATATAATAAGATAAACCCTATTCCTGAGTATGGTTTACTTTCCATTGGTAGATCTAATAAACAGATACCAATAGTGAGGATGTTCAATATAAACAAGGATACTGTGCGAGCACACTCTTTTCTACCTTTATTGGTCATTAAATCATATATAATTCCAAAAATGGCCAAGAGAACAAGGAAAAAAGGCATCATTAATAACGTAATCAATCCAGCACCTCCAATAGTTTTAGCGATTGTTTACCTACAAAAGATGATCGTCACCTTTACTTGAACTTCATAAATCCCTTGTCTACCCTTCGTAATAATATGAAGCATCCACACCTTTAAAGAAACGGGCCTGAGTGAGGTCATCAGTTTGATTATTCAAGAGGAGATACTTGAGTTCTCCAGTCGACACTGCACTACGCTTCATGGCATTCAGGTATTCATCCTTATCAATGGCGTTCCAATCTACCACTTTACCCAGCTTCTGACGCAGCATACAATCTAGCCAAATCCGCATGGCTCGTCCATTCCCCTCTCGGAAAGGATGAGCAATGTTCATATCCGCGTATTTATCGACAATCTGGTCAAAATTCTCTGAGGGAGCTTGTTAATGTAGCGCAGCGATTGCTCCAAAAACATGCGGGGCGCAAACTAAAAATCGTCCTTGCCGATATTGACGTCGCGAATGTGTACAGCGAAATCGTAGATGTCGCCAAAAAGCTGGGCGTGGATAGCCGACAAGCCAACAAAGGTGCCGACCTCAAAGGCAAACAACTGCCCACTCCCAAAGAGTTGCTTGACTCTGACCTTAGTCAGGCGCTCCTCCTTGCGTGCCAGTTTCGCGCTACTGGTTATCCCCATTTATTATCTAAAACCACGGCTACCTTCTTTCTTGTTGATAAATTTGCGCCAATCCCTCCAAGCTGACCTTTTTCTGCCAGCCGTTTTTTTGAAAATAAACCGCTAGCAAGTTTTTAGTCAGGTGATTTTTAATCAGTTAGTTTATTGACATGCATATAATTATGTATTACATCATCTATTACTTTAGTTCATTAGAAATATGATCGTATAAAAACTCAGCCATGTACTTTCGCCTTTGAGCAAAGTCATCTTCATTAAATTGAATAACACCATCCTT from Streptococcus mitis encodes:
- a CDS encoding branched-chain amino acid aminotransferase — protein: MTVTIDWENLGFSYMKLPYRYIAHFKNGQWDQGELTEDATLHISESSPSLHYGQQAFEGLKAYRTKDGSIQLFRPDENAKRLQRTCDRLLMPQVPTEMFVEACKTVVRANEEYVPPYGTGGTLYLRPLLIGVGDIIGVKPAEEYIFAIFAMPVGNYFKGGLVPTNFLIQDEYDRAAPNGTGAAKVGGNYAASLLPGKLAKSRHFSDVIYLDPSTHTKIEEVGSANFFGITADNEFVTPLSPSILPSITKYSLLYLAEHRLGLTPIEGDVPIDNLDRFVEAGACGTAAVISPIGGIQHGDDFHVFYSETEVGPVTRKLYDELTGIQFGDIEAPEGWIVKVD
- the parC gene encoding DNA topoisomerase IV subunit A, which translates into the protein MSNIQNMSLEDIMGERFGRYSKYIIQDRALPDIRDGLKPVQRRILYSMNKDGNTFDKSYRKSAKSVGNIMGNFHPHGDSSIYDAMVRMSQDWKNREILVEMHGNNGSMDGDPPAAMRYTEARLSEIAGYLLQDIEKKTVPFAWNFDDTEKEPTVLPAAFPNLLVNGSTGISAGYATDIPPHNLAEVIDAAVYMIDHPTAKVEKLMEFLPGPDFPTGAIIQGRDEIKKAYETGKGRVVVRSKTEIEKLKGGKEQIVITEIPYEINKANLVKKIDDVRVNNKVAGIAEVRDESDRDGLRIAIELKKDANTELVLNYLFKYTDLQINYNFNMVAIENFTPRQVGIVPILSSYIAHRREVILARSRFDKEKAEKRLHIVEGLIRVISILDEVIALIRASENKADAKENLKVSYDFTEEQAEAIVTLQLYRLTNTDVVVLQEEEAELREKIAMLAAIIGDERTMYNLMKKELREVKKKFATPRLSSLEDTAKVIEIDTASLIAEEDTYVSVTKAGYIKRTSPRSFAASTLEEIGKRDDDRLIFVQVAKTTQHLLMFTTLGNVIYRPIHELADIRWKDIGEHLSQTITNFETNEEILYVEVVDQFDDATTYFAATRFGQIKRVERKEFSPWRTYKSKSVKYAKLKYDTDQIVAVAPIKLDDVLLISQNGYALRFNIEEVPVVGAKAAGVKAMNLKEDDVLQSAFICNTSSFYLLTQRGSLKRVSIEEIPATSRAKRGLQVLRELKNKPHRVFLAGAVAEQGFIGELFSTEVEENDQTLLVQSNKGTIYESRLQDLNLSERTSNGSFISDTISDEEVFDAYFKEVFTEAK
- a CDS encoding CPBP family intramembrane glutamic endopeptidase translates to MKYLQNNKITKFLLISFLISWGFGWGLLAFLTQMSLLSLTSPLGVFLHLLGGFGPTIAAISCLPQKSIKSIVSFILGDSKKYILLFLLLIFVQTGVIAFSSKELNTAFPLENLLVVFLSAVCVYGGEEELGWRGILQPTLETRFSFWISGLITGCIWAIWHVPLWFVIGSSQSGMPFILFSLFAIHLSILLAAVFKKTKSVLFCAIFHGLINTLLSLFVIKINLLFILGLVGLLFFSHYLQRNS
- a CDS encoding aminoglycoside 6-adenylyltransferase encodes the protein MKNNSIKDMCRQHRSEAQMLRLILQTAKSLKVEAVAMSGSRTDAKAPKDEFQDYDVVYIVDDFDNLTSDLSWLNQFGKRIIEQEVSLGNRCLYLMLFEDGNRIDLSLCPKEYIQEWVDSEAGFTVLEDPENLFEPYFPNPERYWIISATEMDFKNSCNEFWWVSAYVVKGICRHQVIYATDHLYGICQQELLKLLAWQVAADKGMVDVGKNYKYLFQYLPAEKEKEFTALLDFFDQKSLTKSLLATMNFFHKEAQAFSLKTGFQYDKVTAEKMIEYAKERLETNEIFTK